From Diaminobutyricibacter sp. McL0608, one genomic window encodes:
- the glmM gene encoding phosphoglucosamine mutase yields the protein MPRLFGTDGVRGLANGDLTADLALGLAQAAAAVLTQGRSAEARRAAGKRPVAIVARDPRVSGEFIAAAVMAGLASSGIDVLDAGVIPTPALAFLIADSDSDFGVMVSASHNPAPDNGIKIFARGGTKLPDVVEDRIEAAMTKGPKLAPTGAGVGRIRRFADAEDRYVVHLLASLPHRLDGIHVVLDCANGAAAGVSPEVFHDAGARVTVIGDEPDGININDGVGSTHLDQLAKAVVAAGADVGIAHDGDADRCLAVDANGKIVDGDQIMAILALGMADRNKLREHTLVATVMSNLGLKIAMREAGITVVETRVGDRYVLEEMNEHKFSLGGEQSGHVIMSDYATTGDGILTGLHLLSEMARQHKSLAELAQAMTVYPQIMVNVKNVDHHGVHTDEILADAVRSAEEELGSTGRVLLRPSGTEPLVRVMVEAADQHTADRLAHSLADVVRERLSL from the coding sequence ATGCCACGCCTTTTCGGAACCGACGGTGTTCGCGGCCTCGCGAACGGTGACCTCACTGCCGACCTCGCGCTCGGTCTTGCTCAGGCTGCTGCTGCAGTCCTGACGCAAGGCCGCAGCGCCGAGGCCCGGCGTGCCGCCGGCAAGCGACCCGTCGCGATCGTTGCGCGCGATCCTCGCGTCTCGGGCGAGTTCATCGCTGCGGCGGTCATGGCCGGGCTCGCGAGCTCCGGCATCGACGTGCTCGACGCCGGTGTCATCCCGACACCTGCGCTCGCCTTCCTGATCGCTGACAGCGACTCCGACTTCGGGGTCATGGTGTCGGCGTCCCACAACCCTGCCCCCGACAACGGCATCAAGATCTTCGCCCGCGGCGGCACGAAACTTCCCGACGTCGTCGAGGATCGCATCGAAGCCGCGATGACGAAGGGCCCGAAGCTCGCGCCGACCGGTGCCGGCGTTGGCCGCATCCGCCGGTTCGCGGATGCGGAAGACCGGTACGTCGTCCACCTCCTGGCCAGCCTCCCGCACCGTCTCGACGGCATCCACGTCGTGCTCGACTGCGCCAACGGTGCAGCGGCAGGCGTCTCGCCGGAGGTATTCCACGACGCGGGCGCCCGTGTCACGGTCATCGGGGACGAGCCCGACGGCATCAACATCAACGACGGTGTCGGTTCGACCCATCTCGACCAGCTCGCCAAAGCCGTGGTCGCGGCGGGCGCCGACGTCGGCATCGCCCACGACGGCGACGCCGACCGCTGCCTCGCGGTCGACGCCAACGGCAAGATCGTCGACGGCGACCAGATCATGGCGATCCTCGCCCTCGGAATGGCTGACCGGAACAAACTGCGCGAGCACACGCTCGTCGCCACCGTGATGAGCAACCTCGGTCTCAAGATCGCGATGCGCGAGGCCGGCATCACCGTCGTGGAGACCCGCGTCGGTGACCGGTATGTGCTCGAGGAGATGAACGAGCACAAGTTCTCCCTGGGTGGCGAACAGTCAGGCCATGTCATCATGAGCGATTACGCGACGACCGGTGACGGCATCCTGACCGGACTCCACCTGCTGAGCGAGATGGCTCGTCAGCACAAGTCCTTGGCCGAGCTGGCCCAGGCGATGACGGTGTACCCGCAGATCATGGTCAACGTGAAGAACGTCGACCACCACGGGGTGCACACCGACGAGATCCTCGCGGATGCAGTTCGCTCGGCCGAAGAAGAGCTCGGCTCAACCGGCCGCGTGCTCCTGCGTCCCTCGGGCACCGAGCCGCTGGTCCGTGTCATGGTCGAAGCGGCCGATCAGCACACCGCCGACCGGCTGGCGCACTCGCTTGCCGATGTCGTGCGCGAGCGGCTCAGCCTCTAG
- the coaA gene encoding type I pantothenate kinase: MAETGAGTGNGQTSPFVELDRADWAELAESTTLPLKETEIVQLRGLGDPLDMREVEEVYLPLSRLLNLYVAGTKQLHRVTNEFLGERAQSTPFVIGVAGSVAVGKSTIARLLRELLSRWSDTPRVELVTTDGFLLPNAELERRGLMERKGFPESYDRRALLRFVTEVKSGAAEVRAPFYSHLSYDIVPGAQIVVRQPDVLIVEGLNVLQPAGGGNRLAVSDLFDFSVYVDARTRDIANWYQERFLKLQRGAFANPQSYFHRYSSLSEEEARARSSMIWASINEPNLVQNIRPTRSRAKLVLRKDADHTVSSVLLRKL; this comes from the coding sequence ATGGCTGAAACAGGCGCAGGCACAGGTAACGGCCAGACATCCCCCTTTGTCGAACTCGACCGCGCCGACTGGGCAGAACTCGCCGAGTCGACGACTCTTCCGCTGAAAGAGACCGAGATCGTGCAGCTGCGAGGGCTGGGTGATCCTCTCGACATGCGCGAAGTCGAAGAGGTCTATCTTCCGCTCAGTCGACTGCTCAACCTGTACGTCGCCGGCACCAAGCAGCTCCATCGCGTGACGAACGAGTTCCTGGGTGAGCGGGCGCAGAGCACCCCGTTCGTGATCGGCGTCGCGGGCTCCGTAGCCGTGGGGAAGTCGACCATCGCGCGTCTCCTGAGGGAGCTGCTCTCGCGCTGGTCGGACACTCCGCGCGTCGAACTCGTCACGACGGACGGCTTCCTGCTGCCCAATGCTGAGCTCGAGCGTCGTGGGCTCATGGAACGCAAAGGCTTCCCGGAGTCCTACGACCGACGAGCCCTGCTCCGTTTCGTGACCGAGGTGAAGAGCGGCGCCGCCGAGGTGCGCGCACCGTTCTATTCGCACCTCAGCTACGACATCGTGCCGGGTGCCCAGATCGTCGTTCGCCAGCCGGATGTCCTGATCGTGGAGGGCCTGAACGTTCTCCAGCCGGCCGGCGGCGGCAACCGACTCGCGGTCAGCGACCTCTTCGACTTCAGTGTCTACGTCGACGCCCGGACGCGCGACATAGCGAACTGGTACCAGGAGCGGTTCCTGAAGCTCCAGCGCGGAGCGTTCGCGAACCCCCAGTCCTACTTCCACCGGTATTCGTCGCTGTCCGAAGAGGAGGCGCGAGCGCGCTCCAGCATGATCTGGGCCAGCATCAACGAGCCGAACCTCGTGCAGAACATCCGCCCGACGCGTTCGCGCGCGAAGCTGGTGCTGCGCAAAGATGCCGACCATACCGTGAGCTCGGTGCTGCTGCGCAAGCTCTGA
- the rplM gene encoding 50S ribosomal protein L13, with amino-acid sequence MTRTYTPKANEIQRDWVVIDATDVVLGRLASHAATLLRGKHKPTFAPHIDSGDFVIIVNADKVALTGAKAAQKKAYRHSGYPGGLSAVTYAELLEKNPVRAVEKAIRGMLPKNSIGRAQLRKLKVYTGSEHPHAAQQPKPYTLSQVAQ; translated from the coding sequence GTGACGCGCACTTACACCCCGAAGGCCAATGAGATCCAGCGCGACTGGGTCGTCATCGACGCGACCGACGTCGTGCTCGGCCGCCTTGCCAGCCACGCTGCCACGCTTCTGCGCGGCAAGCACAAGCCGACGTTCGCCCCGCATATCGACAGCGGCGACTTCGTCATCATCGTCAACGCAGACAAGGTCGCCCTCACCGGCGCCAAGGCTGCGCAGAAGAAGGCATACCGCCACTCGGGCTACCCGGGCGGTCTCTCGGCGGTCACGTACGCCGAGCTGCTCGAGAAGAACCCCGTCCGCGCCGTCGAGAAGGCGATCCGTGGAATGCTTCCGAAGAACTCGATCGGTCGCGCCCAGCTCCGCAAGCTGAAGGTCTACACGGGCAGCGAGCACCCGCACGCTGCGCAGCAGCCGAAGCCGTACACCCTCAGCCAGGTCGCGCAGTAA
- the glmS gene encoding glutamine--fructose-6-phosphate transaminase (isomerizing), with translation MCGIVGYVGTDKSLEVLLGGLKRLEYRGYDSAGVAIIDDNGDLHMAKRAGKLSVLTDDLKAHPIGNGRTGIGHTRWATHGGPTDRNAHPHLGDDGRLAVIHNGIIENFAVLKDELLAEGFAFSSETDTEVAAVLLGREYRATGSLQEAFRVVVSRLEGAFTLLALHQDEPGVVVGARRNSPLVIGLGEGENFLGSDVAAFVEHTRNAVAIGQDQIVTITPDSVSVTDFHGERVEVEPFEVAWDASASEKGGWSSFMAKEISEEPDAVANTIRGRHHDGQVVIPELEALGDEVLADIDRITIIACGTASYAGQVGSYAIEKWARVPVEVELSHEFRYRDPVITSKTLVISISQSGETMDTLMAVKFAREAGATVISVCNTQGATIPRESDAVIYTHAGPEVAVASTKAFVAQITALYLFGLHLSRVRGSLTPAEQAHQLAELEAIPAKLAKVLESHDSIAQLAKWMADTRAVLFLGRNVGYPIALEGALKLKELAYIHAEGFAAGELKHGPIALIEPGQPVFVVVPSPRGSDEMHKKVVSNIQEIRARGARVIAIAEQGDAAVLPFADEVIPIPLAAPLFEPLLAVIPLQIFAMELSSAKGLDVDQPRNLAKSVTVE, from the coding sequence ATGTGTGGAATCGTGGGGTACGTCGGTACTGACAAGAGTCTCGAGGTACTCCTCGGTGGTTTGAAACGACTGGAATACCGTGGTTACGACTCCGCGGGCGTCGCGATCATCGACGACAACGGTGATCTGCACATGGCGAAGCGGGCGGGCAAGCTGTCTGTGCTCACCGACGACCTCAAGGCTCACCCCATCGGCAACGGGCGCACCGGCATCGGCCACACGCGCTGGGCGACGCACGGTGGACCGACCGACCGCAACGCGCATCCGCACCTCGGAGACGACGGGCGCCTGGCCGTCATCCACAACGGCATCATCGAGAACTTCGCGGTTCTGAAAGATGAACTCCTCGCTGAGGGCTTCGCCTTCAGCAGCGAGACGGACACCGAGGTCGCAGCCGTGCTCCTCGGCCGCGAGTACCGCGCCACGGGCAGCCTGCAGGAGGCGTTCCGCGTCGTCGTGAGCCGTCTCGAGGGTGCCTTCACACTGCTCGCGCTGCACCAGGACGAGCCGGGGGTCGTCGTCGGCGCCCGCCGCAACTCGCCGCTCGTCATCGGTCTCGGCGAAGGCGAGAACTTCCTCGGCTCCGACGTCGCCGCCTTCGTCGAGCACACCCGCAACGCCGTCGCGATCGGCCAGGACCAGATCGTGACGATCACGCCGGATTCGGTCTCCGTCACCGATTTCCACGGCGAGCGGGTCGAGGTCGAGCCCTTCGAGGTCGCGTGGGATGCGTCCGCGTCCGAAAAGGGCGGCTGGTCGAGCTTCATGGCCAAGGAGATCAGCGAAGAACCGGATGCTGTCGCCAACACGATTCGTGGGCGTCACCACGACGGTCAGGTCGTCATCCCGGAGCTCGAGGCGCTCGGCGACGAGGTACTCGCCGACATCGACCGCATCACGATCATCGCCTGCGGAACCGCGTCCTACGCCGGCCAGGTCGGCAGCTACGCCATCGAGAAGTGGGCCCGCGTCCCTGTCGAGGTGGAGCTGAGCCACGAGTTCCGTTACCGCGACCCGGTGATCACCTCGAAGACGCTCGTCATCTCGATCAGCCAGTCGGGCGAGACGATGGACACGCTGATGGCGGTCAAGTTCGCCCGCGAGGCCGGCGCCACCGTGATCTCGGTCTGCAATACGCAGGGTGCGACCATCCCACGCGAATCAGACGCCGTGATCTATACCCACGCTGGCCCTGAGGTCGCCGTGGCGTCGACCAAGGCGTTCGTCGCCCAGATCACAGCGCTCTACCTCTTCGGCCTTCACCTCTCCCGGGTCCGCGGGTCGCTCACGCCGGCTGAGCAGGCCCACCAGCTCGCAGAACTGGAGGCGATCCCGGCGAAGCTCGCCAAGGTGCTCGAGTCGCACGACAGCATCGCGCAGCTCGCGAAGTGGATGGCGGACACACGCGCCGTTCTCTTCCTCGGCCGCAACGTCGGCTACCCGATCGCGCTCGAGGGCGCTCTCAAGCTGAAAGAGCTCGCGTACATCCACGCCGAAGGCTTCGCCGCCGGTGAGCTCAAGCACGGTCCGATCGCGCTCATCGAGCCCGGCCAGCCTGTCTTCGTCGTCGTGCCCAGCCCTCGCGGCTCCGACGAGATGCACAAGAAGGTCGTGTCGAACATTCAGGAGATCCGTGCCAGGGGCGCCCGCGTCATCGCGATCGCCGAGCAGGGCGACGCGGCGGTGCTCCCGTTCGCCGACGAGGTCATCCCCATCCCGCTCGCCGCTCCGTTGTTCGAGCCGCTGCTTGCGGTCATCCCGTTGCAGATCTTCGCGATGGAGCTGTCGAGCGCGAAGGGTCTCGACGTCGACCAGCCGCGCAACCTGGCCAAATCCGTCACTGTCGAGTGA
- the truA gene encoding tRNA pseudouridine(38-40) synthase TruA, which produces MEDEATTRFRLDIAYQGTDFNGWTRQPQLRTVQGELESALATIFRRHGPAPTLTVAGRTDAGVHASGQVAHLDLSADQIASLLRARGKTPRTADAGAALARRVNGILGPVPDIVVSRCVLAPTGFDARFSAIWRRYRYRIADQLSSRDPLQRHRTSWVPVTLDADAMDAAAASLVGLHDFATYCRPREGATTIRTLQRFGWTRDDDGVLVGDVQADAFCHSMVRALVGACVGVGEGKLAVTDAVLLRDLGTRSSAFKVMPARGLTLLEVGYPGDEELALRAEQTRALRSLDLQSGQEQGQE; this is translated from the coding sequence ACGAGGCGACGACCCGGTTCCGGCTCGACATCGCCTACCAGGGCACGGATTTCAACGGCTGGACGCGACAACCGCAGCTGCGTACCGTGCAGGGGGAGCTGGAGTCCGCGCTCGCGACGATCTTCCGGCGGCACGGCCCGGCGCCGACGCTCACCGTGGCCGGCCGCACCGACGCGGGGGTGCACGCCTCGGGCCAGGTGGCCCATCTGGACCTCTCCGCGGATCAGATCGCGAGCCTGCTCCGCGCACGCGGGAAGACGCCGCGCACCGCTGACGCAGGGGCGGCACTCGCTCGCCGCGTCAACGGCATCCTTGGTCCCGTCCCCGACATCGTCGTGTCGCGCTGCGTACTCGCCCCGACCGGATTCGATGCCCGGTTCTCGGCGATCTGGCGCCGCTACCGCTACCGCATCGCCGACCAGCTCTCATCGCGCGATCCGCTGCAGCGCCATCGCACCTCCTGGGTGCCGGTCACGCTCGACGCCGACGCGATGGACGCAGCCGCAGCGAGCCTGGTCGGCCTGCACGATTTCGCCACCTACTGCCGCCCGCGCGAGGGCGCGACGACCATCCGCACTCTCCAGCGATTCGGCTGGACGCGCGACGACGACGGCGTGCTCGTCGGCGACGTCCAGGCCGACGCGTTCTGCCACAGCATGGTGCGCGCACTCGTCGGCGCGTGCGTCGGAGTCGGAGAGGGCAAGCTGGCGGTGACGGATGCGGTGCTGCTGCGCGACCTCGGCACCCGGTCGAGCGCGTTCAAGGTCATGCCCGCACGTGGCCTGACGCTGCTCGAGGTCGGCTATCCCGGCGACGAGGAGCTAGCGTTGCGCGCGGAGCAGACGCGGGCGCTCAGGTCACTGGACCTGCAGTCGGGGCAGGAGCAGGGGCAGGAGTAG
- a CDS encoding lactococcin 972 family bacteriocin, giving the protein MRTKIRFAAVLVAAAAMVSLPVTAANASTTSTNAGGGLWQYGVDSGLVGKVFSNYHHATKNHTATACDGSLAHTCKQAAAIKGAWAKASTNKSNGGNTAFWNTL; this is encoded by the coding sequence TTGCGTACAAAAATCAGATTCGCCGCGGTTCTCGTAGCTGCCGCTGCCATGGTCTCGCTGCCGGTCACGGCGGCGAACGCCAGTACCACCTCAACCAATGCGGGTGGCGGACTTTGGCAGTATGGCGTCGACAGCGGGCTCGTGGGCAAGGTCTTCTCCAACTACCACCACGCGACGAAGAACCACACCGCTACCGCCTGCGATGGTTCGCTGGCGCACACCTGCAAGCAGGCAGCTGCGATCAAGGGTGCCTGGGCCAAGGCGTCGACCAACAAGTCGAACGGTGGGAACACTGCGTTCTGGAACACGCTCTGA
- the rpsI gene encoding 30S ribosomal protein S9, with amino-acid sequence MAKIADTIDSAAAENVETYSTETPAESAPKAPRAVLNVPGAAVGRRKQAIARVRLIPGSGTITVNGREFADYFPNKLHQQLVNDPFKVLDLLGSYDVIARITGGGPSGQAGALRLGIARALNEIDQENNRPTLKKAGFLSRDARVKERKKAGLKKARKAPQFSKR; translated from the coding sequence GTGGCGAAGATCGCAGACACCATCGACTCGGCAGCTGCCGAGAACGTCGAGACCTACTCGACCGAGACTCCCGCGGAGTCGGCCCCCAAGGCACCCCGCGCCGTCCTGAACGTTCCCGGCGCGGCTGTGGGCCGTCGCAAGCAGGCCATCGCCCGCGTGCGCCTCATTCCCGGCTCCGGCACCATCACGGTCAACGGCCGTGAGTTCGCGGACTACTTCCCGAACAAGCTTCACCAGCAGCTCGTCAACGACCCGTTCAAGGTCCTCGACCTTCTGGGCAGCTACGACGTGATCGCCCGCATCACCGGCGGTGGCCCCTCGGGCCAGGCCGGCGCCCTGCGCCTCGGTATCGCACGTGCCCTGAACGAGATCGACCAGGAGAACAACCGGCCGACCCTCAAGAAGGCCGGCTTCCTGAGCCGCGACGCCCGTGTCAAGGAGCGCAAGAAGGCTGGTCTCAAGAAGGCTCGCAAGGCTCCGCAGTTCTCCAAGCGCTAA
- a CDS encoding holo-ACP synthase, giving the protein MIVGIGVDVVDLARFTRAVGRTPRLVDRLFTPAERDLPVHSLAARFAAKEALMKALGDTEGVRWHDMEIVSDAEGNPEFVLSGVAARIAAGRGIGSLHLSMTHDAGVACAFVVAERGA; this is encoded by the coding sequence GTGATCGTCGGAATCGGAGTCGACGTCGTCGACCTGGCCCGGTTCACCCGGGCGGTCGGACGCACGCCGCGCCTCGTGGACCGCTTATTCACGCCGGCCGAACGCGATCTGCCCGTGCACTCGCTCGCGGCGCGGTTCGCCGCGAAGGAAGCTCTCATGAAGGCGCTCGGTGACACGGAAGGCGTGCGCTGGCATGACATGGAGATCGTCTCCGACGCGGAAGGGAACCCGGAGTTCGTGCTGAGCGGTGTCGCCGCCAGGATCGCGGCCGGTCGCGGGATCGGTTCGCTGCACCTTTCCATGACCCACGATGCCGGTGTGGCGTGCGCGTTCGTGGTCGCGGAGCGCGGCGCATGA
- a CDS encoding peptidoglycan-binding domain-containing protein has product MMNRKRIGRSQFGLGALALAGAAALGAVAVSLAPLLLPKSLQTVPTAQEIPISAHAFYDERPVEITVSRSSSATVTTPASGLITRYDCEVGAGIASGSSFFAVDEGPVLALATEVPLWRDLAIGDTGADVRSLQAELNRLGYNLTVDGTVGRATLRAAFQSLTAVGIEWEGPTFPVSRTVWLPTPKVSVRSCDTALGARVADGDPIATFSFGQQSIAVDELPNDLVTGPRVVTIGATTVPVDAAGKSGPISLDLAPQAQDPTSTEESSTVKPIAATLSLAEPTEVSSVPPSTIVDLDRSHGCVESNGDMIPVHVVGSQLGQTFVQFHKGKAPQKIRLHPSHRPCP; this is encoded by the coding sequence ATGATGAACCGGAAACGCATCGGGCGAAGCCAATTCGGGCTCGGCGCCCTGGCCCTTGCGGGGGCCGCCGCGCTTGGCGCGGTCGCGGTCTCACTTGCGCCACTGCTCCTACCGAAATCGCTTCAGACTGTACCGACCGCGCAAGAGATCCCGATCTCGGCCCACGCCTTCTACGATGAGCGCCCGGTGGAGATCACCGTCAGTCGAAGCAGCTCGGCTACCGTGACAACGCCCGCGTCCGGTCTGATAACGAGGTACGACTGCGAGGTTGGTGCGGGAATCGCTTCCGGCAGCTCGTTCTTCGCTGTCGATGAAGGGCCCGTCCTTGCACTCGCGACAGAGGTGCCGCTCTGGCGTGACCTCGCGATCGGAGACACCGGCGCGGATGTGCGTTCCCTTCAAGCCGAACTCAATCGCTTGGGGTACAACCTCACGGTCGACGGCACTGTGGGTCGAGCGACACTCAGAGCCGCCTTCCAATCGCTGACTGCAGTGGGAATCGAGTGGGAGGGGCCGACGTTTCCCGTTTCTCGGACCGTATGGCTGCCGACGCCGAAAGTCTCGGTCCGATCCTGCGATACGGCGTTGGGCGCGCGTGTCGCGGACGGCGATCCGATTGCAACTTTCAGCTTCGGACAACAATCGATAGCGGTTGACGAACTGCCGAACGATCTCGTCACAGGCCCGCGGGTCGTGACGATCGGAGCCACCACAGTTCCCGTCGACGCCGCGGGAAAGTCTGGCCCGATCTCCCTCGACCTGGCGCCCCAAGCCCAGGATCCGACTTCGACGGAGGAGTCGTCCACAGTGAAACCCATCGCCGCAACGCTTTCGCTCGCCGAACCGACCGAGGTGAGCAGCGTGCCTCCGTCGACGATCGTCGACCTCGACCGATCGCATGGATGCGTCGAGAGCAATGGCGACATGATTCCCGTTCATGTCGTCGGATCGCAACTGGGCCAGACGTTCGTGCAATTCCATAAGGGGAAGGCGCCGCAGAAGATCCGGCTGCACCCCTCGCACCGCCCATGTCCCTGA